Below is a genomic region from Zeimonas sediminis.
GGTCGCCGGGCACTCGCCAGCGCGTTCACGGTGAGGCGCAGCCCCGCGAAGAACGCGAGGCCCAGCAGGCCGCCGGCCAGCGCGCCGACCAGCCAGGCTGCGACGCCCGCTCCCTGACCGTCAGTCATCGGTCCTCATCGCTCCCCGCTTGCCTTGCCCCGGTTTCCTCGTCGCTCGCGCCTTCCGCGCTCTCCTGCCGCACCCAGCGCCACGCGTTGAAACTGCCCAGCGCCGCGCCGGCGAAGAGCAGCGTCAGCGTCCACGACACCCGCCCCGACGGCCAGCTGCGGTCGAGCCACAGCCCCGCGGCGACCCCGATCAGCGTGGGCACCGCAATCGACCAGCCCACCAGGCCGATCATACCGAGCGAGAACCACACGCTGGCGCCCTTGCGCCCGCGGGCCCGCAGCTTGCGCGCGGCGCGACGGCCCACGCGATCGGCGAGCGCGGGACGCGGCGCTCCGGCGGCGGGGCCGTCGTCGGCGGGGCTCCCCGCGCCCGACTCTTGCGGCAACTCAGCCACGCGCGCCCCGCTCCATCTCCATCAGCCCGCGCAGCGCCGCCGCCTCCAGCCGCGCGATCGCCGACCGGGCGAGCCGCTCGTCCTCGCCGATCTCGAGGAAACGGCCCTCGATCGCCGACCTCAGGTCTTCCAGCGAGTCGCCGGCCACCGCGTCCACCACCGACACCAGCACGTCGTCGGCCCGCTTGACCAGCGTCCCCTCGTCGATCGCCAGGTAACGCTCCGCCTGCCCCGGCGCGGTGTACGCGAGAATGCCGGGCACCAGCGCGGCGACGAAGTCCACGTGGCGGGGCAACAGGCAGAAGGCGCCGTTGCACGCCTCGGCCACGACCTTCGAGACCTGCAGGTCGACCAGCTCGCGCGTCGGCAACAGCACGCGCAGCCGCATCAGGCGTCGATCGCCTCGCGGCTCAGCCATGCCGCGCCTCGTCGATGCTGCCGATCATGTAGAGCGCGCCTTCGTCGATCTCGTCGAACTCGCCGTCGAGGATCCGCTCGCAGCCGGCGATCGTCTGCTCGAGCGGCACGGTGCGCCCTTGCGCGCCGGTGAACTGGCCGGTCGTGTGGAAGGGCTGGGTCAGGAATCGCTCGAGCCTTCGCGCGTTCAGCACGGTGCGCCGGTCGGCGTGCGACAGCTCCTCGAAGCCGAGCATCGCGATGATGTCCTTCAGGTCCTCGTATTCGGCCAGGGTGCGGCGCGCCTCGAGCGCGACCCGGTAGTGCCGCTCGCCGACCACGGCGGGCGACAGCATCTTGGAATCGGAGCGCAGCGGATCGACCGCCGGGTACAGGCCCTGCGCGGCGCGCTTGCGCGACAGCACGACCGAGGCCGACAGGTGCGCGAAGGTGTGGGTGGCCGACGGATCGGTCAGGTCGTCGGCCGGCACGTAGACCGCCTGCACCGAGGTCATCGCGGCCTGCGGCGAACCGGCGATCCGCTCCTCGAGCTCGGCCAGCTCGCTCGCCAGGGTGGGCTGGTAGCCGACCCGCGACGGCACGCGGCCCATCAGGCCCGACACCTCG
It encodes:
- a CDS encoding AtpZ/AtpI family protein, with the protein product MAELPQESGAGSPADDGPAAGAPRPALADRVGRRAARKLRARGRKGASVWFSLGMIGLVGWSIAVPTLIGVAAGLWLDRSWPSGRVSWTLTLLFAGAALGSFNAWRWVRQESAEGASDEETGARQAGSDEDR
- a CDS encoding F0F1 ATP synthase subunit epsilon, producing MAEPRGDRRLMRLRVLLPTRELVDLQVSKVVAEACNGAFCLLPRHVDFVAALVPGILAYTAPGQAERYLAIDEGTLVKRADDVLVSVVDAVAGDSLEDLRSAIEGRFLEIGEDERLARSAIARLEAAALRGLMEMERGARG